The sequence below is a genomic window from bacterium.
AACGATGGCATCGTGACCAAGGATCCGCTTCGCTTTTGCCGACTTATGTGTCAGCTTGTGGCGCATATGATTATGACCGCGCACAATTTTCCCCGTACCGGTAACGGTAAAGCGCTT
It includes:
- the rpmI gene encoding 50S ribosomal protein L35; amino-acid sequence: MPKMKSNRAARKRFTVTGTGKIVRGHNHMRHKLTHKSAKAKRILGHDAIVADADVLRVKRLILA